The nucleotide window GATATAACCATTGAAGcttactctctccctttctcggCTGCTCAGCTAGCTGAACTTTTTGCTTTAACTCGTGCATGTGTTCTTTTCTAAAGGAAAAGATGTCACTATATACACTGATTCACATTTCACTTTTGGTATCGCTTACGACTTTGGCCGCATTTGGCAATCCAGGGGTTTTCGTTCTACTGAGCGTAAGCCTATTTATCATTCTTCTCTTGTTCAGGATTTAATAGATGCATGCCGTCTCCCTCGTACTCTCGCTATTGTAAAAACTAAGGCTCATTCTTCTGGTGACTGTACGAGGTAATTCGCTAGCTGATCGTATTGCTAAAGAAGTGGCccaaaaacagattttctttcctgactccGATTCTGATCTGATCAATACAGCTTTTCTTGGTAGCGCTTtgattttaaacttttgaaGTTTCAGTCACGCCgaatgattcctctttttggcaaACTCAGGGTGCCTATTTGCACTGCTTCAGTCAATTACAGTACTACATTTACagtagtcctggtttgacttccatacacatatgagagccgttcaagtcaaacagggactaaATGTTccctttattaattttttttttatcagtagcCTATAGTATGTAAAGCCCAGTGTTAGGTAAATGCAGGTAAAGTAGTTTATCTGTCCTGATAACCAAACTACTGAATCTGATTAGTATTCATTAATACACCCGTGTTAATCCACTCAGTCATAAAGcatctacagtggtgtgaaaaactatttgcccccttcctgatttcttattcttttgcatgtttgtcacacttaaatgtttctgctcatcaaaaaccgttaactattagtcaaagataacataattgaacacaaaatgcagtttttaaatgaaggtttacgttattaagggagaaaaaaaaactccaaatctacatggccctgtgtgaaaaagtgattgccccccttgttaaaaaataacttaactgtggtttatcacccctgagttcaatttctgtagtcacccccaggcctgattactgccacacctgtttcaatcaagaaatcactaaaacaggagctacctgacacagagaagtagaccaaaagcacctcaaaagctagacatcatgccaagatccaaagaaattcaggaacaaatgagaacaaaagtacttgagatctatcagtctggtaaaggttataaagccatttctaaagctttgtgactccagcgaaccacagagagagccattatccacaaatggcaaaaacatggaacagtggtgaaccttcccaggagtggccagtgaccaaaattaccccaagagcgcagagacaactcatccgagaggccacaaaagaccccaggacaacatctaaagaactgcaggcctcacttgcctcaattaaggtcagtgttcacgactccaccataagaaagagactgggcaaaaacggcctgcatggcagatttccaaggcgcaaaccacttttaagcaaaaagaacattaggactcgtctcaattttgctaaaaaacatcttaatgattgccaagacttttgggaaaataccttgtggaccgacgagacaaaagttgaactttttggaaggtgcgtgtcccgttacatctggcgtaaaagtaacacagcatttcagaaaaagaacatcataccaacagtaaaatatggtggtggtagtgtgatggtctggggttgttttgctgcttcaggacctgaaaggcttgctgtgatagatggaaccatgaattctactgtctaccaaaaaatcctgaaggagaatgtccggccatctgttcgtcaactcaacaagcgatcttgggtgctgcagcagtgacaaacatgcaaaagaataagaaatcaggaagggggcaaatagtttttcacaccactctattagtttattttaatcaaagatgtgttgtgtttttattttatgaaagttCTTGCATGAAGTCTCTCAGTGCACAGGCGCCATATCAGTAGCTGGTTCGTAGACTCTCTGGCAGTGCGCATTTGTTGATTCAATTAGTGAAATTCTACTAAGTGTAGTTTTGTCGGTGTCCAGACGAACCTGACAGAACCCACACATGGATCAGAACCTGAAATGAAGCAGATAACAGACCTGGGAGAACTGGAAGTGTGTACTGAATCTGATCAAGTCTGGGTTTAATGCAGACCTTGATGACATCACTTTAGGACTCCCCTGTTTAATGTAAATCCGAATAAAAGCTCACATGTCAGATTAGTGTGGAATGATGATGACTTAGGATATCTTGACTTGTGTACAAACCTTTGTGCTGTTTAACATTGTGCctgtataaatgtgtttattagtttaattatttatttatatattgacACCTGCCTCTGTTATAGTAAATCTACACACACTGACGTACCATGACCAACTTTTCCTACATCTGCACCGTGTGGATcagcgtctgtgtgtgtaagtcacatttttatcttttattaaacagatgaaacataatgttattaaaataactgcTCTGTCCAGATTAATCTATATTATAATTTCCCGTCTCAGACCTCCTCTCTGCAGAACCTGAGATCAGTGTATCTGGCCCAGTGGGTTCTACAGCTGTCCTGCCGTGTCAACTGACGAGTGTAGACACTGACAGACTGTATATTACATGGAACACTGAGTCTGAGATTGTGTTTGAGCGAGTGGGTGTGGACTCGTATCAGGATGAGGGATATGAGGGTCGTGTGGACGTTCCTGTGGAGGAGCTGCGTAAGGGGAACTGTTCACTGGTGTTGTCTAATCTAATCCTCACTGATACAGGAGTCTACACcagctaccagacagtgagacacaccAAGAGAGGAACAGTCCTGATCACCAGTGTTAATCTCACAGTCTATGGTAAATGAATCAGTCTCAGAAGAACACACCTTGATCATTTACATTGTAAATGTACATTTGTACATTcttacatgtatttttttacgAGTGAAAATGATTCTAATAGCAAAATTGAATATTTTATGCACATATCAAAAGATAGAAGTTATAGTACTGCTAATATATGACATGCTAAGATAAGACATAATCCTGCTGATTATTGTGTAAAGTGTGGGTTAATAAAGTGTGAGTTTAACAACAGTAATGGAGTGAAAGTTAAGACTGGGGAAGAGAAACACTGAGCCACATTATTAGTGAGTCTGACCTTCACCTGACCCACAGTGTCAGTCACTTCAGCATCACTGAGAAGTCTACATACAGAGGAGGGAGGAGTTATGACTGTgacaaaattattaaatgtaatgtgttatttcagatggaattatgttcatttttttggatAGTTTCATGGATTTGTGGGAAAATTCCACCGTCTGTTTACTGCTGTTCATAAGAGATACTGTGCTAGTTTTAGTCTAAACATGATTCCTAGGAGAAagtgtcttgtttttttaaatcccatgTAGCCTTTCAAATAAtctgaaggaaaaacaaaacacccaCACTAACATTGTTCATGACTGAAATGTTTTGAGGatttatttctgtctctctgtaggtGATGCAGTAATGAAGAGTCCTCACCCACTGGTCCTGGTCCTGTCCCTCATCTCATGTTTTCTCATCCAGAAATTCTGTGGAGAAACACATGTGTGTTATTGACGTATGTACAGGACTGTGTGTTTCAGTCCCACACAGTGAACTACACACAGCAGCTGTGTACAGAACAATCAGAACTGTCCAATTAATGAATGTATTATTTAGCTTAAGTAACGTATTTTacttaagcacacacacaccacacacacacacaccacctcctACAACTCCGAGCTTTACCGGGAGAAAAGAAACGAAAAGGAACCAACAGAGCTCCGCACTCACAGTGCTTTGCTAACTTGATCTGAAATGCTACCTGAGATGGCAGTGTACAGCGCCTATAAGTTAATGTGAACTTTGTGTTGTAGTTGAGTGCTGAATTCATCAGGATTACCACCATTCCTTTGGTTTCCAGCTTGATCAGTACTCCACTCAGCTGATCAGAGTCTTCAAAAGGAAAGGGGGCAGGGCAGCAAAGAATATCAGTACCAGACTATTCAGTATTTTTATTGCAATAATATTATGCTatgtttttcccctttattcATTTCCTGTGAATCTTCCTAATGTAAGTTAcagttgcttttatttttggcaATACAGAATCTGAAAAATTCTCTTTGTTGAGTAGAACTGTGACTTAATAGAGCTagttaaaaggattttttttggtTCATTTATATGCTGCTAATATTTGTTTGACTGAAAAAAAGGGAACTGtactgaatatgaaaaaaaggaaaattactGAATGTTTTGTAacagcattgaaaacaacaattaaaaaaatgtttgaaagcagtTTGCTTGTTTCTCCTGACATtttgaataaatgcatttttccaaTTGATTTTTTGAAAGCATGTGTTTTACTTAAGTTGAACCGAGAAGAataaagttaattcaaatatgAAATTTCAAGTATTTAGAATGTTAGTGTTTTGCATAAGTAAAGTAACAGAATAAGGTAATTTAGATGTACACAGTAGGCTTTAAAACACCACAACAAACTGTTTCCATTGTTACATGATTAGCTTGGGTTGATTTAACCTAAccctgtttatttgtgtttatttaatcataCCACGTCCAGGTTATTCAAATCATTTTCGTGGAACTGGTTGAAGAAACAGTGTTGGGTTAGATTAACGAAAAAAATTTGAGtgcagaaacacagacacaaaggggctatggctagaagcatgctagttagctcagcatagattttagctaaccACGCTCctggccaaacacacacctatctacttacctgactctagctaaacacacaagaacacaggaggacaacaaccacagtacttacatacatttaagacaggactgaatcagctccactaacacagacacacagaacatacacagaaacattgccaataagagagcccaagtcaacacaacttaaatcaaaacaaactaaacaaagaacaaaacagaacaaaatgcccacacaacaGACAGTGGTTAAACCAAAAATgcttgacccagtttcccagtctaaacagctatttatagatgaaTTAAcggctacctcggctcaggtgtgcactcgcatcacctgaccgaggtgcctgctgggaaactgagtcagccaacaaaaactacaaaataaaaaacagcgacctctggtggtggacccttacaatattcagacttttcatttaatatattcagacttttcatttaatatattcagaatctaATTACTACTGCATATATAGAGTTTCATTTAATGTATTCGGAATCCATTctacagcccccccccccccccaaaaaaaaaataaatagataaaaatatttaatacaaaatataaagtaaaaataaaacaaattaacttgtgtttacccttaaaaaaagttaaactaaatccagacagataagtgtttccgtttgtgcatgcaggcgtgtgtgtgtgtgtgtgtgtgtgtgtgtaatttgtgtgcacacacaaacacacacacacacattaacggagagaccgtttttaaaaccgtttaaaaataaaccgttaaaaaattagcaaggaacatcactagtcacactcgcgtgagtgcatactaacagaatcactgctgtaaagtaaaacaacaaatgaaccagcaccttacctttgaaaaaaatcgcgacagagcagagtttctgtgtaaggcagagagtgtgtgtgtttgtgttagaaGCCGAGAGGGGGGTTGTaaatgcgagtgtgtgtgtgtattcttgtAAGTAAATGAGCACATTGTCAAATtacacgtgtgcacacacacacacacacacacacacacacacacacacacactcccctttACAGCCCCCTCCTCTCGGCTTcccaaacaaaaacacacaccctctgccttacacagaaactttgcaagcactaagactgcaggagagacgattacccacaattccgcagcgcaagagaaagaaaaatcgTTGGCTtaattgtgatcatgtgacacttggcgtcaaaacaaaaagtgcatgcgtgatacatgatactcggtacttgtaaacaaagacttgtttgtttttcaagtcaaaattaattaaaaatctttgtgcGTCTTGCAGaccactcgtaaaccgcgttactcgtaagcCGAGGTTCCACTACACCAGGTTTTGAACTCTCCCAAGGCCAAAGAAGGCTCCCAAAGGAACAAATCAAGGTTATTCTCGTCACTAAACATCCCAGCACTAAACATGCTCTCATGGCTTTCCTGGGACTGGTCAACTACTGTCGTCAGTGGATTCCTGACACAACTATCCGCTTCAACAGCCTCTGACAGGAACTGAAAAAGGCCCTATTCTCCGCTCCAGCGCTGGGCCTGCCTAACTATCAAAAACTGTTCTATCTATACGCCTGTGAGCACGGTGGCACCGCTTCTGCTATATTGGCACAGGGGCATGGGGCATGGGGCGGGGGCATGGTGGGGGGTAAAGtcatgtgctttcttatctaaaacttGCTGTTGCAATGTGcggtgatggtacaagatgctgaTAAAATTGTTCTCTCTCATCGTTTAATTTTTGTATCCTCCACACTAAGGCTCATTTTTCTGGTGACTACACGGAAGTGCGAGGAAATTCGTTGGCTGATCGTATTGCTAAAGAAGTGGCCCAAAAACAGAATTTCTTTCCTGACTCTGATCAATACAtcttgctagctctttgatttccgatttagatttattattagGTTTCAGCCACGCCGAATGCTTCCTCTTTTTGGCAAACTCAGGGTGCATATTTGCACTGCTTCAGTCAATTACAGTACTACATTTACagtagtcctggtttgacttccatacacatatgagaggcgttcaagtcaaacaggaaCTAAATgttcccttaatttttttttttttatcagtgtaaTATGTAAAGCCCAGTGTAAGGTAAATGCAGATAAAGTAGTTTATCTGTCCTGGTAACTAAACTACTGAATCTGATAAGTATTCATTAATACACCCGTGTTAATCTGCTCAGTCATAAAGCATctattagtttattttaatcaaagatgtgttgtgtttttattttatgaaagttCTTGCATGAAGTCTCCCAGTGCACAGGCGCCATATCAGTAGCTGGTTCGTAGACTCTCTGGCAGTGCGCATTTGTTTATTCGATTAGTGAAATTCTACTAAGTGTAGTTTTGTTGGTGTCCAGACGAACCTGACAGAACCCACACATGGATCAGAACCTGAAATGAAGCAGATAACAGACCTGGGAGAACTGGAAGTGTGTACTGAATCTGATCAAGTCTGGGATTAATGCAGACCTTGATGACATCACTTTAGGACTCCCCTGTTTAATGTAAATCCGAATAAAAGCTCACATGTCAGATTAGTGTGCAGTGATGATGACTTTGAATATCTTGACTTGTGTACAAACCTTTGtgctgtttaacatttaactgtataaatgtgtttattagtttaattatttcttcatatattgaCATTGAcagcgtctgtgtgtgtaagtcacatttttatctttcattaaacagatgaaacataatgttattaaaataactgcTCTGTCCAGATTAATCTATATTATAATTTCCCGTCTCAGACCTCCTCTCTGCAGAACCTGAGATCAGTGTATCTGGCCCAGTGGGTTCTACAGCTGTCCTGCCGTGTCAACTGACGAGTGGAGACACTGACAGACTGTATATTAGATGGAACACTGAGTCTGAGATTGTGTTTGAGCGACTGAGTGAGTGGTCGTATCAGGGTGAGGGATCTGAGGGTCGTGTGGACGTTCCTGTGGAGGAGCTGCGTAAGGGGAACTGATCACTGGTGTTACACAATCTGACCCTCACTGATACAGGAGTCTACACcagctaccagacagtgagacacaccAAGAGAGGAACAGTCCTGATCAACAGTGTTAATCTCACAGTCTATGGTAAATGAATCAGTCTCAGAAGAACACACCTTGATCATTTACATTGTAAATGTACATTTGTAAATTCTTACATGTAGTTTTTTAATggcaattaaatattttatccaCATATTATCAAAAGATAGAAGGTATAGTACTGCTAATATATGACATGCTAAGATAAGAAATAATCCTGCTGATTATTGTGTAAAGTGTGGGTTAATAAAGTGTGAGTTTAACAACAGTAATGGAGTGAAAGTTAAGACTGGGGAAGAGAAACACTGAGCCACATTATTAGTGAGTCTGACCCACACCGGACCCACAGTGTCCGTCACTTCAGCATCACTGAGAAGTCTACATACAGAGGAGGGAGGAGTTATGATTGTgacaaaattattaaatgtaatgtgttatttcagatggaattatgttcatttttttggatAGTTTCATGGATTTGTGGGTAAATTCCACCATCTGTTTACTGCTGTTCATAAGAGAT belongs to Clarias gariepinus isolate MV-2021 ecotype Netherlands chromosome 2, CGAR_prim_01v2, whole genome shotgun sequence and includes:
- the LOC128518032 gene encoding CD276 antigen homolog, whose translation is MTNFSYICTVWISVCVYLLSAEPEISVSGPVGSTAVLPCQLTSVDTDRLYITWNTESEIVFERVGVDSYQDEGYEGRVDVPVEELRKGNCSLVLSNLILTDTGVYTSYQTVRHTKRGTVLITSVNLTVYGDAVMKSPHPLVLVLSLISCFLIQKFCGETHVCY